In one Methanobrevibacter arboriphilus genomic region, the following are encoded:
- a CDS encoding TfuA-related McrA-glycine thioamidation protein gives MDEKKIIIFTGPSLSIEEASKILKADYREPIQRGDILKAIQDSPDIIGIIDGVFHQSPAVGHKEIIEAINKGITVVGGGSMGALRASELDSLGMKGIGYVYNEYSSGNIESDDDVAIVFDSTTGEPFSEALVNVDYKFKEAVKSGIINNDERKELISVAKSIYYPKRTYYNIFKNSSIDEEKKEELIDFIVELVDVKKQDAIAVLEYIKKLT, from the coding sequence ATGGATGAAAAGAAGATAATAATATTTACTGGGCCTTCATTATCGATTGAAGAAGCATCGAAAATATTAAAAGCAGATTACCGGGAACCAATTCAAAGAGGAGACATTCTAAAAGCAATACAAGATTCTCCAGATATCATTGGTATAATAGATGGTGTTTTTCATCAAAGTCCTGCTGTTGGACATAAAGAGATTATAGAAGCTATAAACAAAGGAATAACAGTAGTTGGCGGAGGAAGTATGGGTGCTCTTAGAGCATCTGAATTAGATAGTCTTGGAATGAAGGGCATCGGATATGTTTATAATGAATACTCATCAGGAAACATTGAATCTGATGATGATGTAGCTATTGTTTTTGACAGTACCACTGGAGAACCATTTTCTGAAGCATTGGTAAATGTTGATTATAAATTTAAAGAAGCAGTAAAATCAGGCATTATCAATAATGATGAAAGAAAAGAATTAATAAGTGTAGCTAAATCCATTTATTATCCTAAAAGAACATATTACAATATTTTTAAAAACTCAAGTATTGATGAAGAGAAAAAAGAAGAATTAATAGATTTTATTGTGGAACTTGTTGATGTTAAAAAGCAAGACGCAATAGCTGTTTTAGAATACATAAAAAAATTAACATGA
- a CDS encoding YcaO-related McrA-glycine thioamidation protein: protein MFSDIQISYFSCTHRAIEPSKTIAECKNKLKVAGITRVTDITHLDRIGIPVFSAIRPTAQDGGVSIYAGKGAKKDQAKASAMMEGFERYSAEKQSIDDENSKLATLSEMDGEKFIHPDDLIISNEVKSLDFEKERKIEWTLTKDIITENDYYIPSNAIFHPYIPKDAKNTSAIFKGNTNGLASGNVLEEAVLHGMLEVIERDAWSIFELTKKNKKCINIDNIENPLINELLEKFKKESINIKLMDLTADIDIPTIAAIADDTILKDPALLTLGIGTHLNPEIAVLRALTEVAQSRATQIHGTREDTSRAVLMRKAGYERMKKINKHYFEEENNVIIDLSDIEDKSTDSLKKDIEITTNELKRNNIDKILFKNLTRKEIGINVVRVIIPGTENFSIDPDRVGKRWMKFK, encoded by the coding sequence ATGTTTTCAGATATCCAAATTAGCTATTTTTCATGTACACACAGAGCTATAGAACCTTCTAAAACAATAGCTGAATGTAAAAATAAGTTAAAGGTAGCTGGAATAACTAGAGTTACTGATATAACCCACTTAGACAGAATAGGAATTCCTGTATTTTCAGCTATTCGCCCAACAGCACAAGATGGAGGAGTGAGTATTTATGCTGGAAAAGGAGCTAAAAAAGACCAAGCTAAAGCATCAGCTATGATGGAAGGTTTTGAAAGATACTCTGCAGAAAAACAAAGTATTGATGATGAAAACTCCAAATTAGCTACTTTAAGTGAGATGGATGGTGAAAAATTTATCCATCCTGATGATCTTATTATATCGAATGAAGTTAAAAGTTTGGACTTTGAAAAAGAAAGAAAGATAGAATGGACTTTAACAAAAGATATAATAACAGAAAATGATTATTATATTCCATCTAATGCGATTTTTCATCCATACATTCCAAAAGATGCAAAAAACACATCAGCTATTTTTAAAGGAAACACCAATGGTTTAGCTTCTGGAAATGTTCTAGAAGAAGCTGTTCTTCATGGAATGCTTGAAGTAATAGAAAGGGATGCCTGGAGTATTTTTGAGTTAACTAAGAAAAATAAAAAATGTATAAATATTGATAATATAGAAAATCCTTTAATCAATGAATTACTTGAAAAGTTTAAAAAAGAATCTATCAATATAAAACTCATGGATTTAACTGCAGATATAGATATTCCAACAATTGCAGCTATAGCAGATGACACAATACTTAAAGACCCTGCACTTTTAACACTTGGAATTGGTACTCATTTAAACCCAGAAATTGCAGTTTTGAGAGCTTTAACTGAAGTAGCACAAAGTAGAGCTACACAAATCCATGGAACAAGAGAAGATACTTCAAGAGCAGTTTTAATGCGCAAAGCTGGTTATGAACGTATGAAAAAAATCAATAAACATTATTTTGAAGAAGAAAACAATGTTATAATTGATTTAAGTGATATTGAAGATAAAAGTACTGATTCATTGAAAAAAGACATTGAAATAACAACTAATGAATTGAAAAGGAATAATATTGATAAAATATTATTTAAAAATCTTACAAGAAAAGAAATTGGAATAAATGTAGTTAGGGTAATTATTCCAGGAACTGAAAACTTCTCAATTGATCCAGATAGAGTTGGAAAACGTTGGATGAAATTTAAATAG
- a CDS encoding site-2 protease family protein, protein MFKFSSNEIRDLFISFFIISLAFSILYSRLDFTNILNILPMVMVGVGLGFILHEVAHKISAMRYGYWAEYKTWTPGLFIALVSSAFGFIFAAPGAVHIYGQYMTDRENGIISISGPLTNIVLSLIFLAVALMLGNTYIGLFNPLIAVPLWVNILFQTCLLGFSINAFLALFNLIPIGILDGAKVFRWDPFIWLASVIVAGIMVYFSFTGFFF, encoded by the coding sequence ATGTTTAAATTTAGTTCTAATGAAATAAGAGACTTATTTATATCATTTTTTATAATTTCTTTAGCCTTTTCAATTCTTTATTCTAGGTTAGATTTTACAAATATACTTAATATACTACCTATGGTAATGGTTGGTGTGGGATTAGGATTTATACTTCACGAAGTAGCACACAAAATAAGTGCAATGAGATATGGTTATTGGGCAGAATATAAAACTTGGACACCAGGATTATTCATAGCACTAGTAAGTTCAGCATTTGGTTTTATCTTTGCAGCTCCAGGAGCAGTTCATATTTATGGACAATATATGACTGATAGAGAAAATGGAATAATCTCTATATCTGGACCTTTAACAAATATAGTTCTATCTCTAATCTTTTTAGCTGTAGCTTTGATGCTGGGTAATACTTACATTGGATTGTTTAATCCATTAATAGCTGTTCCATTATGGGTAAATATATTATTCCAAACATGCCTACTAGGTTTTTCAATCAATGCATTTTTAGCATTATTCAACCTAATACCAATTGGAATATTAGATGGAGCTAAAGTATTTAGATGGGATCCATTTATATGGTTAGCTAGTGTAATAGTAGCAGGAATTATGGTTTATTTCTCATTTACAGGATTCTTTTTTTAA
- a CDS encoding HIT family protein, which translates to MKDSRVIKNIKNNSNKHNSNKHNNSTKHNSIKINSSKNNSAKNILAKNNSYTNNFAENASIKNNLTKSNLKDVIPSEDYLDNDLCEDKICEFSIDSSYGNLIAETDYWEIFLAPSQRYLGTCVISLKRRCEDLKDLYLEEWADFGKLVESMELANKKTFNADLFNWSCLKNSVFRNNNPKPHIHWHFIPRYKKPVVFEGLEFNDPDFGFFARAITKKIPSKMRTDLIALIKENLDI; encoded by the coding sequence ATGAAAGATAGTAGGGTTATAAAAAACATTAAAAACAATTCAAATAAACATAATTCAAATAAACATAATAATTCAACTAAACATAATTCAATTAAGATTAATTCATCTAAGAATAATTCAGCTAAGAATATTTTAGCTAAAAACAATTCATATACCAACAATTTTGCTGAAAATGCTTCAATTAAAAATAACTTAACTAAAAGTAATCTAAAAGATGTTATTCCATCTGAAGATTATTTGGATAATGATCTATGTGAAGATAAAATATGTGAGTTTTCTATTGATAGTAGCTATGGGAATTTAATAGCTGAAACAGATTATTGGGAAATATTTTTAGCCCCTTCTCAAAGATACTTAGGAACTTGTGTTATTAGCTTAAAAAGACGATGTGAAGATTTAAAAGACTTATATTTAGAAGAATGGGCTGATTTTGGAAAATTAGTTGAAAGCATGGAATTAGCTAATAAAAAAACTTTCAATGCAGATTTATTTAATTGGAGTTGTTTAAAAAATTCAGTTTTTAGAAATAATAATCCTAAACCTCATATTCATTGGCATTTTATTCCTAGGTATAAAAAACCTGTTGTTTTTGAAGGTTTAGAATTTAATGATCCTGATTTTGGTTTCTTTGCAAGGGCAATTACTAAAAAAATTCCTTCTAAAATGAGAACTGATTTAATTGCACTAATTAAAGAAAATTTAGACATTTAG
- a CDS encoding M24 family metallopeptidase encodes MKDKTINDRIKSILKRMDEKDYDGMIITQFNNIKYVSNYRPTSFAICLLKEDPVIFTTAMDKELASNTSLIEVKEFKSISELKEVFNKENLKKIAIEGNLPVSSYKKLCADKSKKENWELSVEDFLEKERMIKSNNEIKMIKKATDIAHKSFIELDIREKQENLITDWEIAYELGYLIRSNGASEESFETIVATGPNSSLPHATLENRELGDLILMDWGSKYNGYCSDTSRTMIDYNNEKQKEVFDIVLEAYNKAIKALKAEKAACEIDNVARSIIEDYGYGENFIHSTGHSLGLNIHETPSISKKDKTVLEKNMVVTIEPGIYLEGEFGVRIEDTIVVGKHKAEIIGNLPYEL; translated from the coding sequence TTGAAAGATAAGACTATTAATGATAGAATTAAGAGTATTTTAAAAAGAATGGATGAAAAAGATTATGATGGAATGATTATAACTCAATTTAATAATATTAAGTATGTTTCCAATTATCGTCCTACTAGTTTTGCAATATGTCTTTTAAAAGAAGATCCTGTTATATTTACAACAGCTATGGATAAAGAGTTAGCTTCAAACACATCATTGATTGAAGTAAAGGAATTTAAATCAATTTCAGAATTAAAAGAAGTTTTCAATAAAGAAAATCTTAAAAAAATAGCTATTGAAGGAAATCTTCCTGTAAGTTCTTATAAAAAATTATGTGCTGATAAATCAAAAAAAGAGAATTGGGAATTGTCTGTTGAAGATTTTTTAGAAAAAGAACGTATGATCAAATCTAATAATGAAATTAAAATGATAAAAAAAGCAACAGACATTGCTCATAAATCTTTTATAGAATTGGATATTCGTGAAAAACAGGAAAATTTAATAACTGATTGGGAAATAGCTTATGAACTTGGTTATTTAATTAGAAGTAATGGGGCTAGTGAGGAATCTTTTGAAACAATCGTTGCTACTGGACCAAATTCATCTCTTCCTCATGCAACTCTTGAAAATAGGGAACTTGGAGATTTAATTTTAATGGATTGGGGTTCTAAGTATAATGGTTATTGTTCTGATACGAGTAGAACTATGATTGATTATAATAATGAAAAACAAAAAGAAGTTTTTGATATAGTTCTTGAAGCTTATAATAAGGCAATTAAGGCATTAAAAGCTGAAAAAGCTGCTTGTGAGATTGATAATGTAGCTAGATCCATAATTGAGGATTATGGTTATGGTGAAAATTTTATTCATTCAACTGGCCATAGCTTAGGTCTTAATATTCATGAAACACCGAGTATTTCTAAAAAAGATAAAACTGTTTTAGAAAAAAATATGGTTGTTACAATAGAACCTGGAATTTATTTAGAAGGGGAATTTGGTGTTAGAATAGAGGATACTATTGTTGTTGGTAAACATAAAGCTGAAATTATTGGGAATCTTCCTTATGAACTTTAA
- a CDS encoding type II secretion system F family protein — translation MIINDLLYLISKFIDDKIPKKYSISFQEILLVSGIFNVASEVLAILIIFVVFLLILFIFLSFIFNFDLLISIVLAIAIPPGFLACIIIYKSEKRSEDVEKSIPDFLRQLASMLRVGLSFENAMEELSKYGSGPLYDEIKRSVIEIKMGRDFNESMVAISSRLKSKNLERTFKLIIEAKKTGGNLADIIENVSDDLRELNALKRDRKSSVMMAVIFLVISAVIAAPFALGMIGIYSSFMTSLGKGSELIETSKIAAGSYIIIHSILAGLIISLVMSGNVKKGIKFSIPLLIIAYSLFYIISNFGSYFLAF, via the coding sequence GTGATTATAAATGATTTACTTTATTTAATTTCTAAATTTATTGATGATAAAATCCCTAAAAAATATTCAATTAGTTTTCAAGAGATTTTATTAGTAAGTGGTATATTTAATGTAGCTTCAGAGGTTTTAGCTATATTAATTATTTTTGTAGTATTTTTATTAATCTTATTCATATTTTTATCTTTTATTTTTAATTTTGACTTATTAATATCAATAGTGCTTGCAATAGCTATTCCTCCTGGATTTTTAGCATGTATTATAATATATAAATCTGAAAAAAGAAGTGAAGATGTTGAAAAATCGATTCCTGACTTTTTAAGACAATTAGCTTCAATGTTGAGAGTAGGCTTAAGTTTTGAAAATGCAATGGAAGAATTATCTAAATATGGGTCTGGTCCATTATATGATGAGATAAAACGTTCAGTAATTGAGATAAAAATGGGTAGGGATTTTAATGAAAGTATGGTGGCAATATCAAGTAGATTAAAGTCTAAAAATCTTGAAAGAACTTTTAAGTTGATAATTGAAGCTAAAAAAACTGGTGGAAATTTAGCTGATATAATTGAAAATGTATCAGATGATTTAAGAGAATTAAATGCTTTAAAAAGAGACAGAAAGTCCAGTGTAATGATGGCAGTTATTTTTTTAGTGATTTCTGCTGTTATCGCTGCTCCATTTGCATTGGGTATGATTGGAATTTATTCTTCTTTCATGACAAGTCTTGGTAAAGGTAGTGAACTAATTGAAACTTCAAAAATAGCTGCAGGATCTTATATTATTATTCATTCTATTTTAGCTGGTTTAATTATTAGTTTAGTAATGTCGGGTAATGTTAAAAAAGGGATAAAATTTTCAATTCCTTTATTAATTATAGCTTATAGTTTATTTTACATAATAAGCAATTTTGGATCTTATTTTTTAGCGTTTTAA
- a CDS encoding class III signal peptide-containing protein — protein sequence MVNLNFVSLKSKLVSLKLDILISDESGQSSAELILLIGGMIVIVLIAMSFYKSYILSIGDEISSNELNNINKSIESIHSKF from the coding sequence ATGGTTAATTTGAATTTTGTTAGTTTGAAGTCTAAACTTGTTAGTTTGAAGCTTGATATATTAATATCTGATGAAAGTGGACAGTCAAGTGCTGAATTGATTCTTTTAATTGGTGGTATGATTGTGATTGTTTTAATCGCTATGTCCTTTTATAAAAGTTACATTTTAAGTATTGGGGATGAAATCAGTTCTAATGAACTTAATAATATCAATAAGTCTATTGAAAGTATTCATTCAAAGTTTTGA
- a CDS encoding lactaldehyde dehydrogenase yields the protein MKMLINGEFKSKEELFDVKNPYNDEIVDTVPIGDRRDVKLAISAANKAKKELNDFSSRKVSEGLYSAYESLKSEKKSLAKLITKETGKPIKDSRGEMERSVETLKFAAEEAKRIYGETVPLDAGIGGKGLFAFTQKIPLGVVAAITPFNYPVNLAIHKIAPAIAAKNTTILKPSLQAPLAAMKLAEIISQEFPDGVINTVTGFGGEIGDELTVNDDIDKISFTGSVATGLLISNRAGMKKITLELGGNDPLIVLEDADIGKSVKAAVLGSYLYSGQVCMAVKRIIIDEVIADEFIDLFVKETQKLKIGDPMDPKTDIGPLIDEDAAKMVEQSVVRSYKKGARLLTGGNRDGNFFEPTILDNITPDMDIVVNETFGPVSPIIRVNGVEEAISAANNSEFGLQAGVFTESLHNALKCVNEIESGSVFINKQSTFRTDNMPFGGFKMSGMGKEGVKYAVNDMTRSKLIAMNLR from the coding sequence ATGAAAATGCTAATTAATGGGGAATTTAAATCTAAAGAAGAACTTTTTGATGTTAAAAATCCATATAATGATGAAATTGTAGATACAGTTCCTATTGGGGATAGGAGAGATGTTAAACTTGCTATTTCTGCTGCAAATAAAGCAAAAAAGGAATTAAATGATTTTTCCTCGAGAAAAGTATCTGAAGGATTGTATTCTGCTTATGAATCTTTAAAAAGTGAAAAAAAATCATTAGCTAAGTTAATAACAAAAGAAACAGGAAAACCAATCAAAGATTCTAGGGGTGAGATGGAAAGATCAGTTGAAACTTTAAAATTTGCTGCAGAAGAAGCTAAAAGAATTTATGGAGAAACTGTACCTTTAGATGCAGGAATTGGTGGAAAAGGACTTTTTGCTTTTACTCAAAAGATTCCTTTAGGTGTTGTTGCAGCTATTACTCCTTTTAATTATCCTGTAAATTTAGCTATTCATAAAATTGCCCCTGCGATTGCTGCAAAAAATACAACCATACTAAAACCATCACTTCAAGCTCCTCTTGCTGCCATGAAACTTGCTGAGATTATATCTCAAGAATTTCCAGATGGAGTTATTAATACTGTCACTGGCTTTGGTGGGGAAATTGGAGATGAGTTAACAGTAAACGATGATATAGATAAAATTTCTTTTACTGGTAGTGTAGCTACTGGACTCTTAATTTCAAATCGAGCTGGAATGAAAAAGATAACATTGGAACTTGGTGGAAATGATCCTTTAATTGTCCTTGAAGATGCTGATATTGGAAAATCTGTAAAAGCTGCTGTTTTAGGTTCTTATCTTTATTCTGGTCAAGTTTGCATGGCTGTTAAAAGAATTATTATTGATGAAGTTATAGCTGATGAATTCATTGACTTATTTGTTAAGGAAACTCAAAAACTTAAAATAGGAGATCCAATGGACCCTAAAACTGATATAGGTCCTTTAATTGATGAAGATGCGGCTAAAATGGTTGAACAGTCTGTTGTTAGATCTTATAAAAAAGGCGCTAGACTTTTAACTGGTGGAAATCGTGATGGTAACTTTTTCGAGCCAACTATCCTGGATAATATAACTCCTGACATGGATATTGTTGTAAATGAGACTTTTGGTCCTGTTTCTCCTATAATTCGAGTTAATGGTGTTGAAGAAGCTATATCTGCAGCTAATAATTCTGAATTTGGACTTCAAGCTGGTGTATTCACTGAAAGTCTTCATAATGCTTTAAAATGTGTAAATGAAATTGAATCAGGTTCTGTTTTTATCAATAAACAATCTACTTTTAGAACAGATAACATGCCGTTCGGTGGATTTAAAATGAGTGGGATGGGAAAAGAAGGAGTTAAATATGCTGTTAATGATATGACTAGATCTAAATTAATTGCTATGAACTTAAGATAA
- a CDS encoding TIGR00266 family protein, giving the protein MEYEIKGGAFPMVICKLEKGETMKNEGGSMALMTSKIKMESSTGGGILKGLGRALAGDSIFLNFFTAEEDDQEIGFANSFPGKIIPIELDGNKTIIAQKSAYLASEKDVDINMHFRKKLGTGLFGGEGFILQKFSGFGIVFLEIDGEVIEYDLKEGEKLVIDQGHLAAMDESVDFDIQRVKGAKNIMFGGEGLFLSTLTGPGKVWVQTMPLSNFIEAIIPYIPRND; this is encoded by the coding sequence ATGGAGTATGAGATTAAAGGTGGAGCTTTCCCAATGGTAATTTGTAAATTAGAAAAAGGAGAAACTATGAAAAATGAAGGGGGATCCATGGCACTAATGACATCAAAAATTAAGATGGAAAGTAGTACTGGGGGAGGAATCCTTAAAGGCCTTGGTAGAGCATTAGCAGGAGATTCTATTTTTCTAAACTTCTTTACAGCCGAAGAAGACGATCAAGAAATAGGTTTTGCAAATAGTTTTCCAGGCAAAATAATTCCAATAGAGTTAGATGGGAATAAAACAATAATTGCTCAGAAAAGTGCTTATCTAGCATCAGAAAAAGATGTTGATATTAATATGCATTTTAGAAAAAAATTAGGTACTGGACTGTTTGGAGGAGAAGGATTCATACTTCAAAAATTTTCAGGATTTGGAATAGTCTTTTTAGAAATCGATGGAGAAGTTATAGAATACGATTTAAAAGAAGGTGAAAAATTAGTTATAGATCAAGGTCACCTTGCTGCGATGGATGAATCTGTTGATTTTGATATACAAAGAGTTAAAGGTGCTAAAAATATCATGTTTGGAGGAGAAGGTCTTTTTTTAAGTACTTTAACTGGGCCTGGAAAGGTTTGGGTTCAAACAATGCCATTAAGTAATTTTATTGAAGCTATTATACCTTATATACCACGTAATGATTAA
- a CDS encoding transcriptional regulator, producing METMNRNQVIQEISQLLSGGGFETSQVYYQSCFDMAARKKLLLILLKVLVNIDSVNEAHVQEIRKVASTFLASPLVVGIKSKTHKLEEDVVYERHGLPVIGIDTLKNIILYDEYPEFLADRGGYYVNINGNILREYREEYSLSLKDLADLAHVSRETIYKYENDMVRANPETAMILEDILNMKITVDIDLFNIKSDKTDFNKINSDNSINNEKTKDLANLGFGVLETKSTPFDALAIEKGLNDYSTEENPLIASLDSNRPEKTLHKMAISLKDLSLITDSDSFFIVNNKKIKDSLDGIPVIKSWELKEAEDSKEFLNLVKERRDN from the coding sequence ATGGAAACTATGAATAGGAATCAAGTTATTCAAGAAATAAGTCAATTATTGAGTGGAGGAGGATTTGAAACTTCACAGGTCTATTATCAAAGTTGTTTTGATATGGCTGCTCGAAAAAAATTACTTTTAATCCTTTTAAAAGTACTAGTTAATATTGATAGTGTTAATGAGGCACATGTTCAAGAAATAAGAAAAGTAGCTAGTACTTTCCTCGCATCTCCTCTTGTTGTGGGGATTAAATCTAAAACACATAAACTTGAGGAAGATGTTGTTTATGAAAGACATGGTCTTCCAGTTATTGGTATTGATACTCTTAAAAATATAATTTTATATGATGAATATCCTGAGTTTTTAGCTGATAGGGGAGGATATTATGTTAATATCAATGGAAACATTTTAAGAGAGTACCGTGAGGAATATTCTCTTTCACTAAAGGATTTAGCTGATCTTGCTCATGTTTCAAGGGAAACTATTTATAAATATGAGAATGATATGGTTAGAGCTAATCCTGAAACAGCTATGATTCTTGAAGATATTTTAAATATGAAGATTACTGTTGACATTGATTTATTTAATATTAAATCTGATAAGACAGATTTTAATAAGATAAACTCTGATAATTCAATAAATAATGAAAAAACAAAAGATTTAGCTAATTTAGGTTTTGGAGTTCTTGAAACTAAAAGCACACCTTTTGATGCATTAGCTATTGAAAAAGGACTTAATGATTATTCAACAGAAGAAAATCCACTTATAGCTAGTTTAGATAGCAATCGCCCTGAAAAAACTCTTCATAAGATGGCTATTAGTTTAAAAGATTTATCTCTGATAACTGATTCTGACTCTTTTTTCATTGTTAACAATAAGAAAATTAAGGATTCTTTAGATGGTATTCCTGTTATTAAGTCATGGGAATTAAAAGAAGCAGAAGATTCTAAAGAATTTTTGAATTTAGTTAAAGAAAGAAGAGATAATTAG
- a CDS encoding heavy metal-binding domain-containing protein, giving the protein MVLVEEFVISSANDVPGYKITETKGFAYGLTVRSRGLGGQLGGELRSILGGEIKEYQQMMEESRDKALNKLIEHAKSMGANGLIAVRYDSDAVATNMQEILAYGTAVVLEKE; this is encoded by the coding sequence ATGGTATTAGTTGAAGAATTTGTTATCTCAAGTGCAAATGATGTTCCAGGATATAAAATTACTGAAACAAAAGGTTTTGCATATGGATTAACAGTAAGAAGTAGAGGATTAGGTGGACAGCTTGGGGGAGAGCTTAGATCTATTTTAGGTGGAGAAATAAAAGAATATCAACAAATGATGGAAGAATCAAGAGATAAAGCACTGAATAAATTAATAGAACATGCTAAAAGTATGGGAGCTAATGGGTTAATAGCTGTTCGTTATGATTCAGATGCAGTAGCTACAAATATGCAGGAAATATTAGCTTATGGAACTGCAGTTGTATTAGAAAAAGAATAA
- the serA gene encoding phosphoglycerate dehydrogenase: MKVIVADSINQKGIDNLKEVAEVVVDTDITPEELLNTISEYEAIIVRSRTKVTREVIEKADKLKIIARAGVGVDNVDVEAATEKGIMVVNAPESTSITVAEHTMGMMLTAARKIAIADKSVKEDKWEKSRFMGVELRNKTLGVVGMGRIGSQVVSRCKAFEMDVIVYDPYLPKEVAKQMGVELADLETVLKVSDFITIHVPLTPETKHLISKKELEIMKDDAFIVNCARGGIIDEDALYDALSNDKIGGAALDVYEEEPPKGSKLLSLDNLVATPHIAASTREAQRDAAIIVANEVIEVLKGGAPKNVLNMPVVDSKTYEGIKPYVNLCKKLGSFASQSINGQIKEIEVVYCGELSETPHHDILTRTVLQGVLNHVLIDPVNMINAPTIAQERGISITEGKTCDSKGYDSSVRVKAITDNDEFSVEGTDLYDPAIIKINDYWVDVKPEGHMFISKYNDIPGAIGTIGTKLGERNINIGTMQVGRDIAGGNAIMILTVDQKIPDDVMEEVRNLENVFDAVGLEL, from the coding sequence ATGAAGGTAATAGTTGCAGATTCAATAAATCAAAAAGGTATTGATAATTTAAAAGAAGTAGCGGAAGTTGTGGTTGACACTGATATAACTCCAGAGGAATTGCTTAATACTATATCTGAATACGAAGCAATAATTGTAAGAAGTAGAACTAAAGTAACTCGTGAAGTAATTGAAAAAGCAGACAAGCTTAAAATAATAGCTAGAGCTGGTGTGGGTGTCGATAATGTGGATGTAGAAGCAGCTACTGAAAAAGGAATAATGGTAGTAAATGCACCAGAATCAACTTCAATTACTGTTGCTGAGCATACTATGGGTATGATGCTTACAGCTGCAAGAAAAATAGCTATTGCTGATAAATCTGTTAAGGAAGATAAATGGGAAAAAAGCAGATTTATGGGTGTTGAGCTAAGAAATAAAACTCTTGGTGTTGTAGGAATGGGAAGAATTGGTTCTCAAGTTGTAAGTCGATGTAAAGCTTTTGAAATGGATGTAATTGTATATGACCCATATTTGCCTAAAGAAGTAGCTAAACAAATGGGTGTTGAGCTCGCTGATCTTGAAACAGTATTAAAAGTTTCAGATTTTATAACCATTCATGTTCCATTAACTCCTGAAACAAAACACTTAATATCTAAAAAAGAATTAGAAATAATGAAAGATGATGCCTTTATTGTCAATTGTGCAAGAGGAGGTATTATTGATGAAGATGCATTGTATGATGCTTTAAGTAATGATAAAATTGGTGGTGCTGCTCTTGATGTTTATGAAGAAGAACCTCCAAAAGGAAGCAAACTTTTAAGCTTAGATAATCTTGTAGCTACTCCTCATATTGCTGCTTCAACTAGGGAAGCTCAAAGAGATGCAGCTATCATTGTAGCTAATGAAGTGATTGAAGTTTTAAAAGGTGGAGCTCCAAAGAATGTTTTAAATATGCCGGTAGTTGATTCAAAGACTTATGAAGGGATAAAACCTTATGTTAATTTATGTAAAAAATTAGGTAGTTTTGCTTCTCAATCTATTAATGGTCAGATAAAGGAAATCGAAGTTGTTTATTGCGGAGAACTTAGTGAAACTCCTCATCATGATATACTAACTAGAACTGTTCTTCAGGGTGTTCTCAATCATGTTTTAATCGACCCAGTTAATATGATCAATGCTCCAACAATTGCACAAGAAAGGGGAATAAGTATAACTGAAGGAAAAACTTGTGATTCTAAAGGATACGATTCATCTGTTAGAGTTAAGGCAATCACTGATAATGATGAATTTTCAGTAGAAGGAACTGATTTATATGATCCAGCAATTATAAAGATTAATGATTATTGGGTTGATGTAAAACCAGAGGGACACATGTTTATATCTAAATATAATGATATTCCTGGAGCTATTGGTACTATTGGAACAAAATTAGGTGAAAGAAATATAAATATTGGTACTATGCAGGTTGGTAGGGATATAGCTGGTGGAAATGCTATAATGATTTTGACAGTTGATCAAAAAATCCCTGATGATGTTATGGAAGAAGTAAGAAATCTTGAAAATGTTTTTGATGCTGTTGGCTTAGAGCTCTAA